TGATCAACTTACACAAGCTAGAAATTAGTCTAATACAGTCTAATACTTAACCCTGCTAAGCCTTTACATAAGGATTCAAAGCTCCATTTTAATTTTGGTGGGCATtaacataatgcaatgcaatacaacaaTAACTGAGAGATGTACAAAATAACTTCTCAAAAGTCTTTTGTATcacatttgatacattttaacaaaaaaaaaatctaaaattatgtaggaataattaaaaaaagaagaagaaaaaaaaaacacctgctaaGGGCATGAACTGTTAATAAGATGACAGAAGACATGAGTACAACATACTCTTCACAAAGGTTTATGATGTTTATAATTAAGAGTCCCAAGAAATTCATTTATCATATATGATAAAGCATGGTCTATAgggttaaaggaacagttcactcaaaaatgtaaattctttcaCAATttcctcaccttcatgttgttttcaGATATGTCTTCCATGGAAGTCAAACAGAGATGTTTACACCATTCACTTCAACAGTTTCgttctgaaacaaaataaaactgaacagtGATTAAGCTTCACTGTCATTCTGCCAAGcatctccatttgtgttccatAGAATAAGGAAACCCCCAGGGGTTTGGAAAAACTTGAGTGGGAAAATGACGACAGCATTTAAATTTGGAgtgaattgtgactttaaacagGATTTTCCATCAGGACAACCATGATATATAATAAGACGAGTTTTATGCTAAGCTACGAAACTTTCAcaagtaattattatatattatgatcGCACTGAACAGAAAAGCATAAACGAAAGAGGCTTTACATGTATATCGTTACAGGAAAGCAAAACCTGCACTTCGTTTCCTTGATAGTCAAGCGGTGCCCCGCCTCCATGTTTTTTTCATATGTAGAGAAGGAATTCTGCCCCAGCTTTTGTCTCGAGCTGCAGTAACACACGCAATGGTCAGCATGTCAAGCTCACACACCATGCAGTATATCGGACTTCTGCTGCTGGCTGCAATTCTCCTGCAAACAATAGCCGTGGCTGTGACTTTCATATACTTCAGCAACGTCTTATCGACGGTAAGGGCCGTTTAAATTACGCGTTTTCATGCACGTTACCTCAGAACTTGTGTAAAATTCGCCTGACCGCCTTGCTGTGCATGTTTCACATCGGAAATGCACACTTTAGAGCAAATATGAATTGTTTGCAAGCATTTCTCGCTTCGTTTGCTGAGGTTTCTGCCTGCATTTTGTTTAGTGGACAGCTGCCAACAGGTCGCTCAGTGGAGACTGAAGTGCAAGTTGAGCAACAGGAGTCGACAATCAATGGCAATGCAGTtatttaaaagtacaaaaaagtcaacattataaaatataaaatgcaaaatgtaacgttttatgattattataatacaataatttcAAAATGAGCACATCATGGTTTGATTTGTGCACTGTATGCATAGAAaagattgtataatttcataaaattataGAATGGATAGATCTACGATAATGGCATGGATTGGCATTTTATCTAGGCTATGCAAAACATTATAAATTGAACATACCGCGTCTTGTTTGTTACAAACAATGACGCGATTTCAAGCTATCATTTTATAAATAGATACGCATTATATAATTATCTTAGCGTTGTATGCAAGTAGTAAAAAATATACCATACATACTAATTGTTAGTAACGAtaagattttatattttcattttcatgattATAAAAACAAGTCTTATTTTTTTTTGCGATTAATGGATGTAAAAATAATCAACCAATCATCAATTAAAATCAATTAGatataatatagatatatatcaaTATAGATATAACTTGattttgcattgcataaaaaataatgacaattttatgAAAGTATAATTTCTGAAAGTATcaaaattttgtttgtgtgtgtgtgtgtgcattttttgtGTACAAACGAGAATATCTAAACTTTTGACTGCCATGTACCTAcgtttgattaaaaaaagtacATGCAATAtcattgtgtttgctttttatgcATGCAAAACAATAATTCATATTTAGTGCAAATGCGAAATGTTTAACTAGTAGGCTACACAAAAAGCTTTTTGCCTGGTCACCGAGCAGAATATTTagttataattgtttttaaaccatcttcctaataacaaaaatacttaaaaaaaaaatcttttacagATGAAAGAAACCTTCTCCAAGAGCAGCGTGTCGTGTCTGATGCGCGCCAACCTCAGAACGATAAAGGGGCAGGAACTGAACGCGGATGAGGGGAAAGACGACCCCTGCTGGCAGGTCACGCAACAGCTCCACTTTCTGATTGAAAAGGTATCCGCTTTAGAGGGGCCGTGAATCATAAAGCTGGCCAGGGTGTAGAGACAATGAGTCCATTTATGACTTGGatcgtttttccttttttaattaataGAGGAATTTCCTTAATATTTCCAAGCTTAAATTGAGGAAACCCAAATATAAGAAATCGTATATTCACATCTCTCAATGTGAAACTTGAAATTGAAtcttttataaattgtattttttttctctttctttctttttttttttttttttttttaacagtcaaTGTCCAGTCGTTACCAGAAGGAAATTTCGTCTGCCGTCAAaggtatttcataacacattcaTACGTTAAGTTTATAAGAAGACATAAACTATGAGTGAATTAACCTTTGGGCTTTTACCAGATGAAGTCTCGCGTGTGCTTCCCTCATTGGTGATCCAAGATCAAGATGATTCCCCTCGGCCTAAAATCGCAGCACATGTGACCGGGAGCTATTTACCAGAAAAAGATGGAGGAGGTATGTCTAGTTCCTGGAAATACTTGATTTTATTCAAGTTAAGCTTTGTTTATTAGCTGCTGGAATTTGGTTAAGTTTGAGTTCTGCGACTcttttctgtttccttttttgtACTGAATtattacaacaacaacatatcGTTTATCTTTGGGTCCACATTCACCTTTTAAGTGCACCAAGACATGCTGCCAGACTGGATTACATCCAGATCAGATAGAAAACCACTATGCTATGCAAAAACAGCATTGCATCCCTGCAAATAAACATTGGTTTAATGATAGCTTCCATAAAAGGAAGCTCATAAACCTTTAATGTAGGTCAGAGGGCGTCTTCCTCCTTTAAAAAACCAAACAGTTTCATCATATCTCTGTGGCTGTTAGCCTGAAACAAAAAGCTGGTTTGTAACTCGAGCCGAGTCTTTGAAGCAAGCACCCCGTTACGTTTGTCTGCCAAATACTGAAACAATGCAGCTTTTCTGTCAAAGCCGACCCATAATCCTTCTCTTTGGCTTGACAATGCAGGTCACCCGAACAGGAAGGTGTACGGCCAGAAGATTCAGTCGTGGGAGTCCGAAAAGGGTCTGGCTTTCCTACAGAAcgtggagttaagcgatggagaATTGGTGGTGCCACAGGCCGGGCTTTATTACATCTACTCCCAAACTTACTTCCGACACACGCTCATCGAGGAGGATGAAAGTGCCCGCGGGGAAGTGGACGGGACGTCAGGCGATTCGGTTCGGGGGAAACCGATGTTGCAGTATGTTTATAAAAAAGTAAGCTCGTATCCGGTGCCAATTTTGCTAATGAAAAACGCTCGGACGACCTGCTGGTCACGTGACGCAGAATACGGACTGTATTCCATCTACCAAGCGGGGCTTTTTCAGCTTGGAGGAGGCGACAGAGTGTTTGTGACGGTCAGCAATGTAAGCACCATCGACATGGATGAGAAGTCAAGCTTCTTCGGAGCGTTTTTGGTCAGCTAGTGATGCACAGCCAGGAAATACCACATCTGGTGGTTTGTTGTGAGCTCTAAGAAGAGCGACAAGACTCTGCTTGCTCCGTATTTCTACCTGAGCTTTCTTTGAACAGCTGCCAAGCGCCTTAAAACATTTGGATGCGCTTGCCGAGATGCTCCTTCTCTTGCCAAAACAGTTAACCTTGATTGACAAGAGCTCGGAAAGGTGCAAATATTTGGCACTTTTTTACAAACGGCCAGCGGATCCGATCTTAAATCAGCTCCTTGGTGAAATGTGTCGGAGCTCAAATCCAGCACGTCTGCCTGGAGGGGCGACGGAAAACGAGGGGCTTGCCAGTACATTTAGGAGTTGTTTGGACATGATGCCTCTGTCTGGGCAGGAAAAAGGAAGGTGTGAGTTTAAGCAAGACTTTTAACAACTGTGGAAGAGCTGCAGGCTTTTCTTGTCCTCTTTGGACCTGTGATTGTATTATACATCTTTTAAAGACAAACTGCATATTGGGATGTTCTAAAGACTTCTTAATCATGCCTTGATTGTATTATTGACATGATTGTCAGTTTTAGCACTATTAATGTCTGTATTGTGAgtgatttttatatcataattcaTTCCTTAAGCATGAATCTTGTACATTAGCTAAATGTGAAAAAATCACTGTGACATTGTAAAATGGTAAATCGTCTTAAAATTGACTTTTGTATATACCTTTACTTTTACCAGCGCTGAACATAAAACTAAAGATTTCTGCATTTTGGTTTGTTCTTCGTAGTGTTTCAGttttattgtaacattttatCTGAAACTGACTTTCAGTTAAAAGTAACTATGTACGTTACAGTACACTGTGTTCTTCACTTCTGGATATTTTTCATACCCAGACCATAATTCTTTGtattaaatatgtacattttacatAATGTTGGAAAAACAATAATTGGGTTGTTTGATTCATTATACCTTTTAAGACCATGTAACTATATTACCTCAGTATTGTTTCTAACAGTCTGAGTTAATTTAATACTATTGTAACATGTTACAGTATTGATGCAGTAACATTGTCTTCAAATAtgatttttatgtgtgtgtgtgtatatatatatatatacacacacacacacacagcaaacaatATATAGAGACTGATGTTAtattaggttttttatttttatcaaatatttccAACTATCCACTGGAACTATTATTTTTTGCCCTTTTTGAGTCGATATGTTTATTGACTCATTTTACTTAGTCAAAAatctgtttcttattattatggtAACATGTTTTTATGGTAAAATTGATTTGATTTACTACACCTATTTACTAAGAACAAAGAGGTTATGATTATGCTATGAGCAAAATAGTAACTCATTTTGTCTTTATTCTGTCCACTTGTGGTAACGGTTCACAAATACACTTACTGGGCAGAGATCCATAACATTACTGCACTCCATGGATTTGTTTGATTTCACTATTAAGAACATATGATTTTAGTTTACCATCTAGTGTACTTTGGAACATGAGTGATTAATAGTTATATTTTTAACCACTGATGTTTCAATAGCAATATAGATGGTTCAAAGGTACTGTAAATAAAGACGCTACACAAAAACGTACATAATATTTATGGATTTTCCCATTTTCAAGTGGCAGAATGAAGCCAAGTATTAGTGCCTAACTAAGCAATATTTTTTCCTGAGCTTTTTCCTTATGTCAGCCCCTGTAAAGTGATTTTGCAATGGTGAAGAAGAGCTCCCAGCTCAAACAATGCCACCTCCACAAGCTATACCCACCTTCATGTTACTTCTTGTTGACTTTATCGGGGAAAAAAACAACACTGCACATGTTCAGTTCACTCATGGACAGCCATAGAAGTTATGCACTTACATATGGACAACATATGTTTCATTGCAAAGTCTTGTTGTGATTGTAATACATTCTTGTAATTGTTTGCAGCACCCATTGTTTAACATTGCATGTCTGAGCAGCTGTGTTTagtttggatatatatatatatagccacacTCATTAATACATCAATCATTCAAATGACCTTTCTAAACTTGTCAATGATTTATAACAAaatgattttaaacaaaacatgcaaTGCAACTTCTACGATAAAGTGATGTTTGAAATGAAAGACAAGAGTCGTGTTGttgggatttttctttttttgtggaaatatgttacatttatattacaggTATTTAAATGCCCcaaggaggaaaaaaaacaaacagtttgaGACAGCAAAAACTAGCACAATCAGGACAACAACATAATTTAGACAGAAAAACCGTACATACTGCATCTCTGTGACTTGCATCTGTAGAAATGGTATCCAGCTGATGCCCTGGGTGGACCGTGATCTATGTTAAGTGATACCCAATAAATACTGCAAATGTTGTTAATGTAACTTACaaaatatatcataaaatgtaatttttaaatcgAATTCCTTAAGTCTGTGTACAAAAACGGTTTATAAATACAACCAGTCTCTACTGATGCTGTAGGGTACCATTCATTTATCAGGTCTCATCCTCTAACCTACAAACTGATAATCTTCCACATATGCACATATCGTGACCCACAACAATGAGGTCAAGTATATCTTGCCAAAGATCATGCCTTAAAGATCActtgtactttaaagtaaaaaaaattttttttataaaaaaataaaaccttttacaAAAGAAACTCTCGCCTTACAGTATCCTGACTCACCGCTCCTTCTTAAGGTGTGCAAGAAAACCAAAACGAACAGTACTAACGATTTTAAGGCACGAGCTTCAGCAATAACTAATTTAATTGATAATGTGAACTGGAACAGAATCACAGTAGCTGCCTTATCGCTGACTCTGCTGGCATCAGTCCCTCAGCCCCATCAGCAAGTCGGTCTGGAATACAGGGCGATGTTAAAGGAAAATCATCAGGTACTCAGTCAAACCTCATGTCCAATGGTTCATCGTATCCTTTGTCTTCGTGAGGCCCCGTAGCCAAGAAGGAGGCCACAGGCGAGCCAGCCGCCGTGGAGACATTGAGCATCCCACCGGCGCCGCTACCTGTGGTGTTCCGCACTGCGATGCTGGTGACGTTGATGCCCAGAGTGAGTCTTGTCTGCTCGAGTGCCTTCTCTGGCACTGCGAAAGCCTCCAGCTTTTTTTCGCCATTGGCCATGTAGGAGTTCTGGCAGCCCCTGCATATGCAGTCCAGACAGGCTTTGCGGTTGGAGTAACAGGGGCATCGCTGTCCACGGCATGTAAGAACACTTGGGTTTTGAGTTGCTCTGCCACACTTGCAGCCCTTTTTCTCTTGCGTCTTTTTGTACAACACTTTCGTGGGGCTCCCGGGAATGAGGGCGTTAGTCAGAATCCGTTCTTTTGTCTTCTCCTTTGACTTTGGAGTGCCTTGTTTGGACTTAGTGTATGCCTTTTTGGGTCCATGGTTATCAATGGTCTTTTTGACAGTTTTAGCAGGCACTGGTAATGCCTTGCCCACCTTAGAAAGGCCCCCACCGTTGGGCACCGCCGCCATGTGGGGGATAGTCTGAGTGGGAGATTTAGGTTCGGACTTGACTGGAACAGGGGCGGAGGCGCCCGATGTGGGGCCGCGGATGAAGGTGGAAATATGTACGGGTTGAACCTTCTCGCTGTCGCTTTCTGACCGTGAGCGCTTCCGGTTGGACCTTGGCATTCTAGGTGTCACTGCGGAACAGGATATTCCCAAATGTTGTGGATTCTTTTGGGACATTGGGTGCTGGGGGACAAAAACTTCCTGCGAGTCTTGCGGGAGAGAGGAGAGCTGCCGAGCAGAGTTGACCAATGCAAATGGTCCATTCAAGTTTCCTGAAGGTTCAAGAGTCGACTGCAATATTGCAGGACACTCATCCTGGGCAACGTGTTCTGGTTCTAGAGTCCTGAGCACTTCCTCTACACTCAAGAGGAGAGCCCCGCCATCATGTTTAATATCCTCACCAAAGCCACAAATGTCCATGGTGCTGGTACAAAGCTCCTCGCCAGCAGCTGCCACTGCCTCGCACACGGGGATCTCATTTGTGAACCTCTCTTGTTTCACTGCGTCGCCCCCGCTTTCCACTGAGTCTGGAACACTAGACTCTAGTGAAGGTAAACTGGCGGTCAACTCCTCCACGTTGGTCAAACCATTGCAATCCTGGAGACCATTCACTCCTAGAGGACTGAGGTCTTGCTCTTTGATCTCTGCCGATGGGGACTGGCCCTCATCGGGGAGAGTTTCTGAGGTCGAGGGTGTAGGAGACTGGTTTGTCAAGCTCAGGGAGAGTGACTCCTCCTCCTGTCTGTTGTCCAATGAGAGTCCCTCATTCAACAGCGCCAGGATGTCTGGGGACCCTCCCACAGTACTTGAAATGTGCTGGGCGAGAGGAGAATCTGCGATGTACTCGCAAATCTTTCTGTAGCAGTCCACCAAGATACACAGCTGCTTATTCTCTTCAAACTGCTCGTAGTCTTTACACCAGCTGCACGATGGTTTCATCATCATCTTTTTACCTTTACATAATTTACAGACATAGTGCTGGCACGATGAGTTGGTTGGAGCGATTGGATCTTGTAGCAAATTGcctaaataaagaaagaaaccaTGTTTAGACCATGAAACAACAGAATAGGTATTATAACAACACATCTACACGCTAATTATTCAAAGATGCTGGATGCTGTACCTTTAAAGTGATTCCAATCACAGTTTAGTGATTCATTAGCAACACAATACAAGCACTACATTGCATCTAAATAAGACATGGTTCGGCAACATTCAAGAAAAACCCCATATGCATCTCAAATGCATATGCATTGTTTTTATAAACACATgcgtataatgtaatataatataaatattaagcaaTTACTGATGTGATTAGaaaatgggaagtcgtggcctaatggttagagagtcggactcccaatcgaaaggttgtgagttcgagtcccgggccggcaggaattgtgggtggggggagtgcatgtacagttctctctccaccttcaataccacgacttagatgcccttgagcaaggcatcgaacccccaactgctccccgggcgccgcagcataaatggctgcccactgctccgggtgtgtgctcacagtgtgtgtgtgtgtgttcactgctctgtgtgtgtgcatttcggatgggttaaatgcagagcacaaattctgagtatgggtcaccatacttggctgaatgtcctttcactttcaaatatacATGGATTATCAATAGCtatattttaagaaagaaaaaaaagcaacgAATTACCAACTCATTCAAAATAATAGCACTGCTGCATACAGGGTTCCCACACCTATTGACCAAACAATTTTTGAAAACAATCAATGTATTATTTGCACCGGAAAAGTGCATTTCcaattatatataactatatatatataactatatatatataactatatatatatatatatatatatatatatatgtgtgtgtatatataaatttcagcataaaattatataaataatgatgTGCATTGCTGGATTTGTATACCGgaaatttgattaaataattatctataatttatattaacatatataatGTTTCAATGTTACAGAaacccaaataataataaaaaaaaaatggttggatattaaaaacaaattctaacataaaattataatgatttgattgcctttttaaattatattgaaataaatttcaaatatatacatttctaaataaatattatatatactatgAACGTTTCCACTGAAAAACCTGTAAAGATGGAATCTGGATAACTGGGCAATCTGTCTCAAGCAACCGGTTTTATCTGACTGAACAGGCAAGCCATTACTTTTCAACCACCATGCATCTATAAACACAGAGCCTCTATGCACTGCTGTGTGTCTAAATACCCAGGCTCCAGTTGTCATTGTGGGTCAGGAATCTGTGGACTGAATGGGGGTGTGTCATGGTCTGTGGAGATTTGAGAGCACCTTATAAGCATGCAGTGATCAAGCAGAAGTGATCATGCAAGCATGCAGTGATGAAGCAAAATAAACGGGCTCTCACCACACACAAGGCAGGCTAGAGACTGTCTGAAAAAAGGCAAGAGCTTATAGATTTCCGCCAAAGCCTGGGGGTCCCGGGGATCGCACTGCAGCACCGACCGACAAGCTGACACGTAGAGAGTGGTCGCATTCACCGGGTTCATCTCAGCAGTGTCGAGCTAGACAGATCCAGTTCGGGGAGGAAAAAAGATTAGGAGCGACAGTACAAGGCTTCAGCCCACGTATCATCAATGTCGATGAACTTGCGCGTGCAATTCCGTCGAGTGTGAAATGCAGGGGAGATTTCAGCAGATATGGTTGTCTTTGCGTTACATCGCATGCATTAAAACCACTCCATCTTAACGTTTGCCCCTCTTCCACGGCACGAAATACGGCCAAATCATCATCGTCGTCATAGGATAAAAGCACATCCACTCGGTTCCGATTGAAAACACATTCAGCGATGCATTTGCACAATttcttgcattattttttttttaattcaacaacAACACACTGGTGGCGCTCTTCACCCCACCGGGCCTGCAATTAAGTTACCACCAAATTCAACAGAGAGCACAGATTGCCTCCTCGTCTTATCCTGGATGAACGCAGTCCTTATGTGGAATGCTACTCCATaggtttatttattattcttgtcGTGCGTACATGTAAGTTAATCAGCCTCATCTCATAGCGACAGTACACAAGCACCGTCACTCTGTTATTGTCCGCCACTCTTCATAGCGCTGCAAACAAGAAAACAGGCCGCTTTTTGTGCAACCGGTCTTCCAGTGCGTTAGGCTGCCAGATATTCACCGTGCATGCTTGCGAAGTGAATCCAGGTCGGGTGTAACAAAGCCCCGTTGAGTTAGCTGCCCGTTGGATGTCAGTGTGAGCTGCGCCTCGGAAACAAAAACAGGCCGCTTCGCTTCTTTTTAGGATTTATCCTGCCGTTTTCTTTTCGTTCGGGCGCGTCGCACGAGTTACGCGTGATAAATATGCGAATTTAATATCCACACTATATGCACAAATTATTATTTGGAGAAAAAAACGTATAGATATATATTCAGTAgcgattttgaaatgtatttgaaaagGCTTATCCCCTCCCTTCCTCTCTGCGCATTAGAACAAGGAGGGGGCGCTGCTGTGAACATCTCGCGAGAGCAAAACAAGAACGGCTATGGAGAGGGGTGCTTCCGTGATAGTCTCGCGATACTTTTCCCGGCTTGGAGGCTGTTATTTAACTCGCGAGAAGAGAACGCAAACTAGTGTGGGCGACTGGTTCCCTTGGTTACATAAACGTTATAATGTGGGGCGTGGCCccgaaaaaaacaaataaacataacaGACGGCAAGTAAAATATCCAGACACATTATTAAAATAGCAAAGTACGTGAAATTATTTCCCTACACTTTACATTatctatgtttgttttttgtcatttcaacAGCGCAATCTAATGCGTGCAGTAATTAATATTAAGCTGTGAATATTATTTCCTTTCTGCATGGCATACTTTTCACAATACTTTATTACAATTCCGGCTTTCAAATGTCTATTACAACTGTATACCAATAACATTAGACTAATTTAACTGAACTTTGTAGTATTTATAGTAATGTTACAtagttttaattatatatacatgataggtaaaaattgatagcctgtatgcactgtaagttgctttggataaaagcgtctgctaaatgcataaatttaatctaatttaatttttattagcatatttaaatgtttaaaatgcattattataacatatttatattaaaacacaGTGTAGTATTTAATTGAAAACCAGTTATATCACCATCTTTGAATTCAGTTTGATTATTTCCCAGTAAAACCAATATTTGTTGACAATCCTTactctgttattttttttttatttacatagatATGCCTCACAGATGTTAGTACCAAAGTTTCTGAGAATAATCTAAACAAATATTGCATGTAGCAACAATTAATGTGTATTAGTAACAAGGTAGGTTGCACAAAATACTTGACAatacttttaaatacttttatttaaacattgttttgttttttgttttcttaaaaaaaagcaaagtttGAACAGTTAAAAGGTTAAAATAAATGACAATCCCGTTGTTTGATCGAAACAGAATTGTATCTAAAAGCGTCGGTCTAAACAAGGATTCTGACATCACTCTTCAATCCCACACAGGCTCGTTCAAAACCTGCTCTGTGGATATTCAGATGGACCTAATAGCCCAATAAACGATTAATAAATGTTCACAGCAATACAGTATTGTGTGAAAGCTACGTTTCCAAAAACGCACAGTAAAAAGGTAAATCACTGAGCAGACTAAACAGAGGAGGTAAACATGTCTTTAAAAACGAGAACAAACAAGTTCTTCAACACAAGACCAGtgtctgaatgaatgaatacttCGGTGTACTTCCTCCTGAAATAGCCGCATACATCtgaacatttttagttttaaaaagttgttCTGAACAAATGTGGGCTTTGCTTTAACTAATCTGATAAACGAAGTAATCTAACACCAAATTCAAGCCATAATACATTAAGGCCAATAGAACTTCTGGACAAACCTGAAAAGAAAATAATCACGGCTCTAGCTTATGAATGTATGCTTTCTAAATTTCACCCTGATCAAAACCGGAAAATGAATGGCTGGTAGTCTTAAAAATAGCTAGAAAGCAGTGGAGTCACAACACTTCTGTCCGAACAATGTCTGATTAAACCACATCTGCTCTGAGAAATCACTGGATGTGAAAAACAGGAACCGATACAGTGATGTTGCTGAAATCGTTACACCAACGTGAGACCAGCAGATTACAGATTGTTCAGGCTTTCTTGGTCCTTATGAACTGAGGAAATGCTGACTGACAGGAAAGGCTCACAATGGGATTATGGCCGACCACAAAACTAAGAAAGGAAGCTCACATGCTTGCGTAGTTGTGTGAAACTGctattaaaacacaaaataaacattgaaGATGTGATTCTTGTTGGTTGCTGGTTGTGATCCCCAGAGAGGCTGAAATCTTGCTCAAAACATCTGCATTCCGAATCCCTGTTAGAAGAAGAAGACAAGGTAAACTGATCACTATTCAGAGCACTGAATGAAAAAAGCATGTTCAGAATGATGTTTAAAGCAAAACAGGGTTTTCATTTGATGATTTAAATGTGGTAATCCTACAAAACAAGTTACATTTTTACACCTATATCTAATCtacatattaatgtcttaaagGTGCACTTACAGCATCATCTTCCATTATGGCCGTAGAGTCAAAAAAGTCTGGTCTGAGTTCAGCTCTTTCTCTCCGGTTTCTCGATGCCGGCTAAAACGTGGAACGGACACATGAGCAAAAATGACCTCAAAGATCTAATCTTACAGATGAACAGATGTTGTCATTTGAACCGTAGTCTTGGCTGTCACCAGAAACATTACAAATGCACTAAAGAAGTCACAAAACAGAGCTCAGCACATCTGTAAGTTCTTACCAAATCTATCACCATCGTATCCTCGAATTCCTCATTCATGTCCTCTAGCTGACCGCGGGAGGACATCATCACATCCTCGAAGATGGGCTCGGCGTCATCTTCCATGAGGCCTCGTCTGAATGGAATAAAGAGTTTTAAGGATACGATAAACTGTAGTTTTGTAATCAGGCATTAATTTCTTAAACTATGCTTATGCTTACTCTAATAAACTATATAtctagatttttattattatatattaatacgttattattactgtataaatgtcttaattttttattatctaataatatataattaaatctattt
This genomic stretch from Carassius carassius chromosome 42, fCarCar2.1, whole genome shotgun sequence harbors:
- the LOC132124118 gene encoding tumor necrosis factor ligand superfamily member 10-like — protein: MVSMSSSHTMQYIGLLLLAAILLQTIAVAVTFIYFSNVLSTMKETFSKSSVSCLMRANLRTIKGQELNADEGKDDPCWQVTQQLHFLIEKSMSSRYQKEISSAVKDEVSRVLPSLVIQDQDDSPRPKIAAHVTGSYLPEKDGGGHPNRKVYGQKIQSWESEKGLAFLQNVELSDGELVVPQAGLYYIYSQTYFRHTLIEEDESARGEVDGTSGDSVRGKPMLQYVYKKVSSYPVPILLMKNARTTCWSRDAEYGLYSIYQAGLFQLGGGDRVFVTVSNVSTIDMDEKSSFFGAFLVS
- the LOC132124121 gene encoding E3 ubiquitin-protein ligase MSL2-like isoform X2, with protein sequence MHGNLLQDPIAPTNSSCQHYVCKLCKGKKMMMKPSCSWCKDYEQFEENKQLCILVDCYRKICEYIADSPLAQHISSTVGGSPDILALLNEGLSLDNRQEEESLSLSLTNQSPTPSTSETLPDEGQSPSAEIKEQDLSPLGVNGLQDCNGLTNVEELTASLPSLESSVPDSVESGGDAVKQERFTNEIPVCEAVAAAGEELCTSTMDICGFGEDIKHDGGALLLSVEEVLRTLEPEHVAQDECPAILQSTLEPSGNLNGPFALVNSARQLSSLPQDSQEVFVPQHPMSQKNPQHLGISCSAVTPRMPRSNRKRSRSESDSEKVQPVHISTFIRGPTSGASAPVPVKSEPKSPTQTIPHMAAVPNGGGLSKVGKALPVPAKTVKKTIDNHGPKKAYTKSKQGTPKSKEKTKERILTNALIPGSPTKVLYKKTQEKKGCKCGRATQNPSVLTCRGQRCPCYSNRKACLDCICRGCQNSYMANGEKKLEAFAVPEKALEQTRLTLGINVTSIAVRNTTGSGAGGMLNVSTAAGSPVASFLATGPHEDKGYDEPLDMRFD
- the LOC132124121 gene encoding E3 ubiquitin-protein ligase MSL2-like isoform X1; translated protein: MNPVNATTLYVSACRSVLQCDPRDPQALAEIYKLLPFFRQSLACLVCGNLLQDPIAPTNSSCQHYVCKLCKGKKMMMKPSCSWCKDYEQFEENKQLCILVDCYRKICEYIADSPLAQHISSTVGGSPDILALLNEGLSLDNRQEEESLSLSLTNQSPTPSTSETLPDEGQSPSAEIKEQDLSPLGVNGLQDCNGLTNVEELTASLPSLESSVPDSVESGGDAVKQERFTNEIPVCEAVAAAGEELCTSTMDICGFGEDIKHDGGALLLSVEEVLRTLEPEHVAQDECPAILQSTLEPSGNLNGPFALVNSARQLSSLPQDSQEVFVPQHPMSQKNPQHLGISCSAVTPRMPRSNRKRSRSESDSEKVQPVHISTFIRGPTSGASAPVPVKSEPKSPTQTIPHMAAVPNGGGLSKVGKALPVPAKTVKKTIDNHGPKKAYTKSKQGTPKSKEKTKERILTNALIPGSPTKVLYKKTQEKKGCKCGRATQNPSVLTCRGQRCPCYSNRKACLDCICRGCQNSYMANGEKKLEAFAVPEKALEQTRLTLGINVTSIAVRNTTGSGAGGMLNVSTAAGSPVASFLATGPHEDKGYDEPLDMRFD